A single Vespula vulgaris chromosome 3, iyVesVulg1.1, whole genome shotgun sequence DNA region contains:
- the LOC127062096 gene encoding fibroin heavy chain-like isoform X27: MKVIAFSLLYIVASTTAFSINSSFKTSAALKGGSIISKIPSPGIIGAIGVSQSGGAAAGLSSNAGSSAGAGAAAGAGVGAGAGAGSNAGSGLGAGSNAGAGSNAGSGAGAGPNAGSGAAAGSNAGSNVGSSIAAGIAAGAAAAAGAGSNAGAGPNAGSNAGAGPNAGSNLGSSIAAGIAAGAAAGAGSNAGSNAGAGPNAGSNAGAGPNAGSAAGAGPNAGSAVGAGESAGAAAGAGAGPNAGSAVGAGESAAAGAGSNAGSGVGEEGAEEPSSEQPTEAPSSSEQSSEAPSSSEQPCEEPSSSEQPSEAPSSSEQPSEAPSSSEQPCEEPSSSEQPSEAPSSSEQPSEAPSSSEQPSSASPSGSGVGAGVGAGVGAGVGAGAGSGAGAGAGAGAGVGAGVGSGAGAGAGAGAGVGAGAGPGAGAGAGAGAGVGAGVGSEEPSSEQPTEAPSSSEQPTEAPSSSEQPSEAPSSSEQPCEEPSSSEQPSEAPSSSEQPSEAPSSSEQPCEDPSSSEQPSEAPSSSEQPSSASPSGSGVGAGVGAGVGAGVGAGAGSGAGAGVGAGVGAGAGSGAGAGAGAGAGVGAGVGLGAGAGAGAGAGAGAGVGAGVGVGVGAGVGAGAGAGAGAGLHVGVGAGAGAGAGAGAGAGAGAGLHVGVGAGLGAGVGAGLGVGVGAGVGGKVGAGVGAGLGGKVAAGISNLAARINGGAGGRIRVF, translated from the exons ATGAAGGTAATAGCGTTCTCTCTACTGTACATTGTGGCTTCTACCACAGCCTTTTCG ataaattcttcttttaaaacgAGTGCAGCATTAAAAGGAGGTTCTATCATAAGCAAGATTCCAAGTCCAGGAATAATTGGAGCTATTGGAGTATCACAATCAGGAG GCGCAGCGGCAGGGCTAAGTTCTAATGCAGGATCAAGTGCAGGAGCAGGCGCAGCAGCAGGTGCAGGTGTAGGTGCAGGTGCAGGTGCAGGATCTAATGCAGGATCAGGTCTAGGAGCAGGTTCTAATGCAGGAGCAGGTTCTAATGCAGGATCAGGTGCAGGAGCAGGTCCTAATGCAGGATCAGGTGCAGCAGCAGGTTCTAATGCAGGATCAAATGTAGGATCAAGCATAGCAGCAGGCATAGCAGCAGGCGCAGCCGCAGCCGCAGGAGCAGGTTCTAATGCAGGAGCAGGTCCTAATGCAGGATCAAATGCAGGAGCAGGTCCTAATGCAGGATCAAATTTAGGATCAAGCATAGCAGCAGGCATAGCAGCAGGCGCAGCCGCAGGAGCAG GTTCTAATGCAGGATCAAATGCAGGAGCAGGTCCTAATGCAGGATCAAATGCAGGAGCAGGTCCTAATGCAGGATCAGCCGCAGGAGCAG GTCCTAATGCAGGATCAGCTGTAGGAGCAGGTGAATCAGCAGGCGCAGCCGCAGGTGCAGGAGCAGGTCCTAATGCAGGATCAGCTGTAGGAGCAGGTGAATCAGCAGCCGCAGGTGCAGGTTCTAATGCAGGATCAGGTGTAGGAGAAGAAGGCGCAGAAGAACCTAGCTCTGAACAACCGACCGAAGCACCTAGCAGTTCTGAACAATCCAGTGAAGCACCTAGCAGCTCTGAACAACCATGTGAAGAACCTAGCAGCTCTGAACAACCAAGCGAAGCACCTAGCAGTTCTGAACAACCAAGTGAAGCACCTAGCAGCTCTGAACAACCATGTGAAGAACCTAGCAGCTCTGAACAACCAAGCGAAGCACCTAGCAGTTCTGAACAACCAAGTGAAGCACCTAGCAGCTCTGAACAACCGAGCTCTGCCTCACCAAGTGGATCGGGTGTCGGTGCAGGAGTAGGTGCAGGAGTAGGTGCAGGAGTAGGTGCAGGAGCAGGCTCAGGAGCAGGCGCAGGAGCAGGCGCAGGCGCAGGAGTAGGTGCAGGAGTAGGTTCAGGAGCAGGTGCAGGAGCAGGTGCAGGCGCAGGAGTAGGTGCAGGAGCAGGTCCAGGAGCAGGCGCAGGAGCAGGCGCAGGCGCAGGAGTAGGTGCAGGAGTAGGTTCAGAAGAACCTAGCTCTGAACAACCGACCGAAGCACCTAGCAGTTCTGAACAACCGACCGAAGCACCTAGCAGTTCTGAACAACCAAGTGAAGCACCTAGCAGCTCTGAACAACCATGTGAAGAACCTAGCAGCTCTGAACAACCAAGCGAAGCACCTAGCAGTTCTGAACAACCAAGTGAAGCACCTAGCAGCTCTGAACAACCATGTGAAGATCCTAGCAGCTCTGAACAACCAAGTGAAGCACCTAGCAGCTCTGAACAACCGAGCTCTGCCTCACCAAGTGGGTCGGGTGTCGGTGCAGGAGTAGGTGCAGGAGTAGGTGCAGGAGTAGGTGCAGGAGCAGGCTCAGGAGCAG GTGCAGGAGTAGGTGCAGGAGTAGGTGCAGGAGCAGGCTCAGGAGCAGGCGCAGGAGCAGGCGCAGGCGCAGGAGTAGGTGCAGGAGTAGGTTTAGGAGCAGGTGCAGGAGCAGGCGCAGGAGCAGGCGCAGGCGCAGGAGTAGGTGCAGGAGTAGGTGTAGGAGTAGGTGCAGGAGTAGGTGCAGGAGCAGGCGCAGGAGCAGGCGCAGGATTACATGTAGGAGTAGGTGCAGGAGCAGGTGCAGGAGCAGGCGCAGGCGCAGGCGCAGGCGCAGGCGCAGGATTACATGTAGGAGTAGGTGCAGGATTAGGTGCAGGAGTAGGTGCAGGATTAGGTGTAGGAGTCGGCGCAGGAGTAGGTGGAAAAGTAGGTGCAGGAGTAGGCGCAGGATTAGGTGGAAAAGTGGCTGCAGGAATATCAAATCTAGCTGCAAGAATAAATGGAGGAGCAGGAGGTCGTATAAGAGTATTTTAA
- the LOC127062096 gene encoding fibroin heavy chain-like isoform X34 has product MKVIAFSLLYIVASTTAFSINSSFKTSAALKGGSIISKIPSPGIIGAIGVSQSGGAAAGLSSNAGSSAGAGAAAGAGVGAGAGAGSNAGSGLGAGSNAGAGSNAGSGAGAGPNAGSGAAAGSNAGSNVGSSIAAGIAAGAAAAAGAGSNAGAGPNAGSNAGAGPNAGSNLGSSIAAGIAAGAAAGAGSNAGSNAGAGSNAGSNAGAGPNAGSNAGAGPNAGSAAGAGSNAGSDAGADPNAGSSVGSGIAAGESAGAAAGAGAGPNAGSAVGAGESAGAAAGAGAGPNAGSAVGAGESAGAAAGAGAGPNAGSAVGAGESAAAGAGSNAGSGVGEEGAEEPSSEQPTEAPSSSEQSSEAPSSSEQPCEEPSSSEQPSEAPSSSEQPSEAPSSSEQPCEEPSSSEQPSEAPSSSEQPSEAPSSSEQPSSASPSGSGVGAGVGAGVGAGVGAGAGSGAGAGAGAGAGVGAGVGSGAGAGAGAGAGVGAGAGPGAGAGAGAGAGVGAGVGSEEPSSEQPTEAPSSSEQPTEAPSSSEQPSEAPSSSEQPCEEPSSSEQPSEAPSSSEQPSEAPSSSEQPCEDPSSSEQPSEAPSSSEQPSSASPSGSGVGAGVGAGVGAGVGAGAGAGAGAGAGVGAGVGAGVGAGLGVGVGAGVGGKVGAGVGAGLGGKVAAGISNLAARINGGAGGRIRVF; this is encoded by the exons ATGAAGGTAATAGCGTTCTCTCTACTGTACATTGTGGCTTCTACCACAGCCTTTTCG ataaattcttcttttaaaacgAGTGCAGCATTAAAAGGAGGTTCTATCATAAGCAAGATTCCAAGTCCAGGAATAATTGGAGCTATTGGAGTATCACAATCAGGAG GCGCAGCGGCAGGGCTAAGTTCTAATGCAGGATCAAGTGCAGGAGCAGGCGCAGCAGCAGGTGCAGGTGTAGGTGCAGGTGCAGGTGCAGGATCTAATGCAGGATCAGGTCTAGGAGCAGGTTCTAATGCAGGAGCAGGTTCTAATGCAGGATCAGGTGCAGGAGCAGGTCCTAATGCAGGATCAGGTGCAGCAGCAGGTTCTAATGCAGGATCAAATGTAGGATCAAGCATAGCAGCAGGCATAGCAGCAGGCGCAGCCGCAGCCGCAGGAGCAGGTTCTAATGCAGGAGCAGGTCCTAATGCAGGATCAAATGCAGGAGCAGGTCCTAATGCAGGATCAAATTTAGGATCAAGCATAGCAGCAGGCATAGCAGCAGGCGCAGCCGCAGGAGCAGGTTCTAATGCAGGATCAAATGCAGGAGCAGGTTCTAATGCAGGATCAAATGCAGGAGCAGGTCCTAATGCAGGATCAAATGCAGGAGCAGGTCCTAATGCAGGATCAGCCGCAGGAGCAGGTTCTAATGCAGGATCAGATGCAGGAGCAGATCCTAATGCAGGATCAAGTGTAGGATCAGGTATAGCAGCAGGTGAATCAGCAGGCGCAGCCGCAGGTGCAGGAGCAGGTCCTAATGCAGGATCAGCTGTAGGAGCAGGTGAATCAGCAGGCGCAGCCGCAGGTGCAGGAGCAGGTCCTAATGCAGGATCAGCTGTAGGAGCAGGTGAATCAGCAGGCGCAGCCGCAGGTGCAGGAGCAGGTCCTAATGCAGGATCAGCTGTAGGAGCAGGTGAATCAGCAGCCGCAGGTGCAGGTTCTAATGCAGGATCAGGTGTAGGAGAAGAAGGCGCAGAAGAACCTAGCTCTGAACAACCGACCGAAGCACCTAGCAGTTCTGAACAATCCAGTGAAGCACCTAGCAGCTCTGAACAACCATGTGAAGAACCTAGCAGCTCTGAACAACCAAGCGAAGCACCTAGCAGTTCTGAACAACCAAGTGAAGCACCTAGCAGCTCTGAACAACCATGTGAAGAACCTAGCAGCTCTGAACAACCAAGCGAAGCACCTAGCAGTTCTGAACAACCAAGTGAAGCACCTAGCAGCTCTGAACAACCGAGCTCTGCCTCACCAAGTGGATCGGGTGTCGGTGCAGGAGTAGGTGCAGGAGTAGGTGCAGGAGTAGGTGCAGGAGCAGGCTCAGGAGCAGGCGCAGGAGCAGGCGCAGGCGCAGGAGTAGGTGCAGGAGTAGGTTCAGGAGCAGGTGCAGGAGCAGGTGCAGGCGCAGGAGTAGGTGCAGGAGCAGGTCCAGGAGCAGGCGCAGGAGCAGGCGCAGGCGCAGGAGTAGGTGCAGGAGTAGGTTCAGAAGAACCTAGCTCTGAACAACCGACCGAAGCACCTAGCAGTTCTGAACAACCGACCGAAGCACCTAGCAGTTCTGAACAACCAAGTGAAGCACCTAGCAGCTCTGAACAACCATGTGAAGAACCTAGCAGCTCTGAACAACCAAGCGAAGCACCTAGCAGTTCTGAACAACCAAGTGAAGCACCTAGCAGCTCTGAACAACCATGTGAAGATCCTAGCAGCTCTGAACAACCAAGTGAAGCACCTAGCAGCTCTGAACAACCGAGCTCTGCCTCACCAAGTGGGTCGGGTGTCGGTGCAGGAGTAGGTGCAGGAGTAGGTGCAGGAGTAG GTGCAGGAGCAGGCGCAGGAGCAGGCGCAGGCGCAGGAGTAGGTGCAGGAGTAG GTGCAGGAGTAGGTGCAGGATTAGGTGTAGGAGTCGGCGCAGGAGTAGGTGGAAAAGTAGGTGCAGGAGTAGGCGCAGGATTAGGTGGAAAAGTGGCTGCAGGAATATCAAATCTAGCTGCAAGAATAAATGGAGGAGCAGGAGGTCGTATAAGAGTATTTTAA
- the LOC127062096 gene encoding fibroin heavy chain-like isoform X33, with translation MKVIAFSLLYIVASTTAFSINSSFKTSAALKGGSIISKIPSPGIIGAIGVSQSGGAAAGLSSNAGSSAGAGAAAGAGVGAGAGAGSNAGSGLGAGSNAGAGSNAGSGAGAGPNAGSGAAAGSNAGSNVGSSIAAGIAAGAAAAAGAGSNAGAGPNAGSNAGAGPNAGSNLGSSIAAGIAAGAAAGAGSNAGSNAGAGSNAGSNAGAGPNAGSNAGAGPNAGSAAGAGSNAGSDAGADPNAGSSVGSGIAAGESAGAAAGAGAGPNAGSAVGAGESAGAAAGAGAGPNAGSAVGAGESAGAAAGAGAGPNAGSAVGAGESAAAGAGSNAGSGVGEEGAEEPSSEQPTEAPSSSEQSSEAPSSSEQPCEEPSSSEQPSEAPSSSEQPSEAPSSSEQPCEEPSSSEQPSEAPSSSEQPSEAPSSSEQPSSASPSGSGVGAGVGAGVGAGVGAGAGSGAGAGAGAGAGVGAGVGSGAGAGAGAGAGVGAGAGPGAGAGAGAGAGVGAGVGSEEPSSEQPTEAPSSSEQPTEAPSSSEQPSEAPSSSEQPCEEPSSSEQPSEAPSSSEQPSEAPSSSEQPCEDPSSSEQPSEAPSSSEQPSSASPSGSGVGAGVGAGVGAGVGAGAGAGAGAGAGLHVGVGAGLGAGVGAGLGVGVGAGVGGKVGAGVGAGLGGKVAAGISNLAARINGGAGGRIRVF, from the exons ATGAAGGTAATAGCGTTCTCTCTACTGTACATTGTGGCTTCTACCACAGCCTTTTCG ataaattcttcttttaaaacgAGTGCAGCATTAAAAGGAGGTTCTATCATAAGCAAGATTCCAAGTCCAGGAATAATTGGAGCTATTGGAGTATCACAATCAGGAG GCGCAGCGGCAGGGCTAAGTTCTAATGCAGGATCAAGTGCAGGAGCAGGCGCAGCAGCAGGTGCAGGTGTAGGTGCAGGTGCAGGTGCAGGATCTAATGCAGGATCAGGTCTAGGAGCAGGTTCTAATGCAGGAGCAGGTTCTAATGCAGGATCAGGTGCAGGAGCAGGTCCTAATGCAGGATCAGGTGCAGCAGCAGGTTCTAATGCAGGATCAAATGTAGGATCAAGCATAGCAGCAGGCATAGCAGCAGGCGCAGCCGCAGCCGCAGGAGCAGGTTCTAATGCAGGAGCAGGTCCTAATGCAGGATCAAATGCAGGAGCAGGTCCTAATGCAGGATCAAATTTAGGATCAAGCATAGCAGCAGGCATAGCAGCAGGCGCAGCCGCAGGAGCAGGTTCTAATGCAGGATCAAATGCAGGAGCAGGTTCTAATGCAGGATCAAATGCAGGAGCAGGTCCTAATGCAGGATCAAATGCAGGAGCAGGTCCTAATGCAGGATCAGCCGCAGGAGCAGGTTCTAATGCAGGATCAGATGCAGGAGCAGATCCTAATGCAGGATCAAGTGTAGGATCAGGTATAGCAGCAGGTGAATCAGCAGGCGCAGCCGCAGGTGCAGGAGCAGGTCCTAATGCAGGATCAGCTGTAGGAGCAGGTGAATCAGCAGGCGCAGCCGCAGGTGCAGGAGCAGGTCCTAATGCAGGATCAGCTGTAGGAGCAGGTGAATCAGCAGGCGCAGCCGCAGGTGCAGGAGCAGGTCCTAATGCAGGATCAGCTGTAGGAGCAGGTGAATCAGCAGCCGCAGGTGCAGGTTCTAATGCAGGATCAGGTGTAGGAGAAGAAGGCGCAGAAGAACCTAGCTCTGAACAACCGACCGAAGCACCTAGCAGTTCTGAACAATCCAGTGAAGCACCTAGCAGCTCTGAACAACCATGTGAAGAACCTAGCAGCTCTGAACAACCAAGCGAAGCACCTAGCAGTTCTGAACAACCAAGTGAAGCACCTAGCAGCTCTGAACAACCATGTGAAGAACCTAGCAGCTCTGAACAACCAAGCGAAGCACCTAGCAGTTCTGAACAACCAAGTGAAGCACCTAGCAGCTCTGAACAACCGAGCTCTGCCTCACCAAGTGGATCGGGTGTCGGTGCAGGAGTAGGTGCAGGAGTAGGTGCAGGAGTAGGTGCAGGAGCAGGCTCAGGAGCAGGCGCAGGAGCAGGCGCAGGCGCAGGAGTAGGTGCAGGAGTAGGTTCAGGAGCAGGTGCAGGAGCAGGTGCAGGCGCAGGAGTAGGTGCAGGAGCAGGTCCAGGAGCAGGCGCAGGAGCAGGCGCAGGCGCAGGAGTAGGTGCAGGAGTAGGTTCAGAAGAACCTAGCTCTGAACAACCGACCGAAGCACCTAGCAGTTCTGAACAACCGACCGAAGCACCTAGCAGTTCTGAACAACCAAGTGAAGCACCTAGCAGCTCTGAACAACCATGTGAAGAACCTAGCAGCTCTGAACAACCAAGCGAAGCACCTAGCAGTTCTGAACAACCAAGTGAAGCACCTAGCAGCTCTGAACAACCATGTGAAGATCCTAGCAGCTCTGAACAACCAAGTGAAGCACCTAGCAGCTCTGAACAACCGAGCTCTGCCTCACCAAGTGGGTCGGGTGTCGGTGCAGGAGTAGGTGCAGGAGTAGGTGCAGGAGTAG GTGCAGGAGCAGGCGCAGGAGCAG GCGCAGGCGCAGGATTACATGTAGGAGTAGGTGCAGGATTAGGTGCAGGAGTAGGTGCAGGATTAGGTGTAGGAGTCGGCGCAGGAGTAGGTGGAAAAGTAGGTGCAGGAGTAGGCGCAGGATTAGGTGGAAAAGTGGCTGCAGGAATATCAAATCTAGCTGCAAGAATAAATGGAGGAGCAGGAGGTCGTATAAGAGTATTTTAA
- the LOC127062096 gene encoding fibroin heavy chain-like isoform X18: MKVIAFSLLYIVASTTAFSINSSFKTSAALKGGSIISKIPSPGIIGAIGVSQSGGAAAGLSSNAGSSAGAGAAAGAGVGAGAGAGSNAGSGLGAGSNAGAGSNAGSGAGAGPNAGSGAAAGSNAGSNVGSSIAAGIAAGAAAAAGAGSNAGAGPNAGSNAGAGPNAGSNLGSSIAAGIAAGAAAGAGSNAGSNAGAGSNAGSNAGAGPNAGSNAGAGPNAGSAAGAGSNAGSDAGADPNAGSSVGSGIAAGESAGAAAGAGAGPNAGSAVGAGESAGAAAGAGAGPNAGSAVGAGESAGAAAGAGAGPNAGSAVGAGESAAAGAGSNAGSGVGEEGAEEPSSEQPTEAPSSSEQSSEAPSSSEQPCEEPSSSEQPSEAPSSSEQPSEAPSSSEQPCEEPSSSEQPSEAPSSSEQPSEAPSSSEQPSSASPSGSGVGAGVGAGVGAGVGAGAGSGAGAGAGAGAGVGAGVGSGAGAGAGAGAGVGAGAGPGAGAGAGAGAGVGAGVGSEEPSSEQPTEAPSSSEQPTEAPSSSEQPSEAPSSSEQPCEEPSSSEQPSEAPSSSEQPSEAPSSSEQPCEDPSSSEQPSEAPSSSEQPSSASPSGSGVGAGVGAGVGAGVGAGAGAGAGAGAGVGAGVGVGVGAGVGAGAGAGAGAGLHVGVGAGAGAGAGAGAGAGAGAGLHVGVGAGLGAGVGAGLGVGVGAGVGGKVGAGVGAGLGGKVAAGISNLAARINGGAGGRIRVF; the protein is encoded by the exons ATGAAGGTAATAGCGTTCTCTCTACTGTACATTGTGGCTTCTACCACAGCCTTTTCG ataaattcttcttttaaaacgAGTGCAGCATTAAAAGGAGGTTCTATCATAAGCAAGATTCCAAGTCCAGGAATAATTGGAGCTATTGGAGTATCACAATCAGGAG GCGCAGCGGCAGGGCTAAGTTCTAATGCAGGATCAAGTGCAGGAGCAGGCGCAGCAGCAGGTGCAGGTGTAGGTGCAGGTGCAGGTGCAGGATCTAATGCAGGATCAGGTCTAGGAGCAGGTTCTAATGCAGGAGCAGGTTCTAATGCAGGATCAGGTGCAGGAGCAGGTCCTAATGCAGGATCAGGTGCAGCAGCAGGTTCTAATGCAGGATCAAATGTAGGATCAAGCATAGCAGCAGGCATAGCAGCAGGCGCAGCCGCAGCCGCAGGAGCAGGTTCTAATGCAGGAGCAGGTCCTAATGCAGGATCAAATGCAGGAGCAGGTCCTAATGCAGGATCAAATTTAGGATCAAGCATAGCAGCAGGCATAGCAGCAGGCGCAGCCGCAGGAGCAGGTTCTAATGCAGGATCAAATGCAGGAGCAGGTTCTAATGCAGGATCAAATGCAGGAGCAGGTCCTAATGCAGGATCAAATGCAGGAGCAGGTCCTAATGCAGGATCAGCCGCAGGAGCAGGTTCTAATGCAGGATCAGATGCAGGAGCAGATCCTAATGCAGGATCAAGTGTAGGATCAGGTATAGCAGCAGGTGAATCAGCAGGCGCAGCCGCAGGTGCAGGAGCAGGTCCTAATGCAGGATCAGCTGTAGGAGCAGGTGAATCAGCAGGCGCAGCCGCAGGTGCAGGAGCAGGTCCTAATGCAGGATCAGCTGTAGGAGCAGGTGAATCAGCAGGCGCAGCCGCAGGTGCAGGAGCAGGTCCTAATGCAGGATCAGCTGTAGGAGCAGGTGAATCAGCAGCCGCAGGTGCAGGTTCTAATGCAGGATCAGGTGTAGGAGAAGAAGGCGCAGAAGAACCTAGCTCTGAACAACCGACCGAAGCACCTAGCAGTTCTGAACAATCCAGTGAAGCACCTAGCAGCTCTGAACAACCATGTGAAGAACCTAGCAGCTCTGAACAACCAAGCGAAGCACCTAGCAGTTCTGAACAACCAAGTGAAGCACCTAGCAGCTCTGAACAACCATGTGAAGAACCTAGCAGCTCTGAACAACCAAGCGAAGCACCTAGCAGTTCTGAACAACCAAGTGAAGCACCTAGCAGCTCTGAACAACCGAGCTCTGCCTCACCAAGTGGATCGGGTGTCGGTGCAGGAGTAGGTGCAGGAGTAGGTGCAGGAGTAGGTGCAGGAGCAGGCTCAGGAGCAGGCGCAGGAGCAGGCGCAGGCGCAGGAGTAGGTGCAGGAGTAGGTTCAGGAGCAGGTGCAGGAGCAGGTGCAGGCGCAGGAGTAGGTGCAGGAGCAGGTCCAGGAGCAGGCGCAGGAGCAGGCGCAGGCGCAGGAGTAGGTGCAGGAGTAGGTTCAGAAGAACCTAGCTCTGAACAACCGACCGAAGCACCTAGCAGTTCTGAACAACCGACCGAAGCACCTAGCAGTTCTGAACAACCAAGTGAAGCACCTAGCAGCTCTGAACAACCATGTGAAGAACCTAGCAGCTCTGAACAACCAAGCGAAGCACCTAGCAGTTCTGAACAACCAAGTGAAGCACCTAGCAGCTCTGAACAACCATGTGAAGATCCTAGCAGCTCTGAACAACCAAGTGAAGCACCTAGCAGCTCTGAACAACCGAGCTCTGCCTCACCAAGTGGGTCGGGTGTCGGTGCAGGAGTAGGTGCAGGAGTAGGTGCAGGAGTAG GTGCAGGAGCAGGCGCAGGAGCAGGCGCAGGCGCAGGAGTAGGTGCAGGAGTAGGTGTAGGAGTAGGTGCAGGAGTAGGTGCAGGAGCAGGCGCAGGAGCAGGCGCAGGATTACATGTAGGAGTAGGTGCAGGAGCAGGTGCAGGAGCAGGCGCAGGCGCAGGCGCAGGCGCAGGCGCAGGATTACATGTAGGAGTAGGTGCAGGATTAGGTGCAGGAGTAGGTGCAGGATTAGGTGTAGGAGTCGGCGCAGGAGTAGGTGGAAAAGTAGGTGCAGGAGTAGGCGCAGGATTAGGTGGAAAAGTGGCTGCAGGAATATCAAATCTAGCTGCAAGAATAAATGGAGGAGCAGGAGGTCGTATAAGAGTATTTTAA
- the LOC127062096 gene encoding fibroin heavy chain-like isoform X24 — translation MKVIAFSLLYIVASTTAFSINSSFKTSAALKGGSIISKIPSPGIIGAIGVSQSGGAAAGLSSNAGSSAGAGAAAGAGVGAGAGAGSNAGSGLGAGSNAGAGSNAGSGAGAGPNAGSGAAAGSNAGSNVGSSIAAGIAAGAAAAAGAGSNAGAGPNAGSNAGAGPNAGSNLGSSIAAGIAAGAAAGAGSNAGSNAGAGSNAGSNAGAGPNAGSNAGAGPNAGSAAGAGSNAGSDAGADPNAGSSVGSGIAAGESAGAAAGAGAGPNAGSAVGAGESAGAAAGAGAGPNAGSAVGAGESAGAAAGAGAGPNAGSAVGAGESAAAGAGSNAGSGVGEEGAEEPSSEQPTEAPSSSEQSSEAPSSSEQPCEEPSSSEQPSEAPSSSEQPSEAPSSSEQPCEEPSSSEQPSEAPSSSEQPSEAPSSSEQPSSASPSGSGVGAGVGAGVGAGVGAGAGSGAGAGAGAGAGVGAGVGSGAGAGAGAGAGVGAGAGPGAGAGAGAGAGVGAGVGSEEPSSEQPTEAPSSSEQPTEAPSSSEQPSEAPSSSEQPCEEPSSSEQPSEAPSSSEQPSEAPSSSEQPCEDPSSSEQPSEAPSSSEQPSSASPSGSGVGAGVGAGVGAGVGAGVGAGAGAGAGAGLHVGVGAGAGAGAGAGAGAGAGAGLHVGVGAGLGAGVGAGLGVGVGAGVGGKVGAGVGAGLGGKVAAGISNLAARINGGAGGRIRVF, via the exons ATGAAGGTAATAGCGTTCTCTCTACTGTACATTGTGGCTTCTACCACAGCCTTTTCG ataaattcttcttttaaaacgAGTGCAGCATTAAAAGGAGGTTCTATCATAAGCAAGATTCCAAGTCCAGGAATAATTGGAGCTATTGGAGTATCACAATCAGGAG GCGCAGCGGCAGGGCTAAGTTCTAATGCAGGATCAAGTGCAGGAGCAGGCGCAGCAGCAGGTGCAGGTGTAGGTGCAGGTGCAGGTGCAGGATCTAATGCAGGATCAGGTCTAGGAGCAGGTTCTAATGCAGGAGCAGGTTCTAATGCAGGATCAGGTGCAGGAGCAGGTCCTAATGCAGGATCAGGTGCAGCAGCAGGTTCTAATGCAGGATCAAATGTAGGATCAAGCATAGCAGCAGGCATAGCAGCAGGCGCAGCCGCAGCCGCAGGAGCAGGTTCTAATGCAGGAGCAGGTCCTAATGCAGGATCAAATGCAGGAGCAGGTCCTAATGCAGGATCAAATTTAGGATCAAGCATAGCAGCAGGCATAGCAGCAGGCGCAGCCGCAGGAGCAGGTTCTAATGCAGGATCAAATGCAGGAGCAGGTTCTAATGCAGGATCAAATGCAGGAGCAGGTCCTAATGCAGGATCAAATGCAGGAGCAGGTCCTAATGCAGGATCAGCCGCAGGAGCAGGTTCTAATGCAGGATCAGATGCAGGAGCAGATCCTAATGCAGGATCAAGTGTAGGATCAGGTATAGCAGCAGGTGAATCAGCAGGCGCAGCCGCAGGTGCAGGAGCAGGTCCTAATGCAGGATCAGCTGTAGGAGCAGGTGAATCAGCAGGCGCAGCCGCAGGTGCAGGAGCAGGTCCTAATGCAGGATCAGCTGTAGGAGCAGGTGAATCAGCAGGCGCAGCCGCAGGTGCAGGAGCAGGTCCTAATGCAGGATCAGCTGTAGGAGCAGGTGAATCAGCAGCCGCAGGTGCAGGTTCTAATGCAGGATCAGGTGTAGGAGAAGAAGGCGCAGAAGAACCTAGCTCTGAACAACCGACCGAAGCACCTAGCAGTTCTGAACAATCCAGTGAAGCACCTAGCAGCTCTGAACAACCATGTGAAGAACCTAGCAGCTCTGAACAACCAAGCGAAGCACCTAGCAGTTCTGAACAACCAAGTGAAGCACCTAGCAGCTCTGAACAACCATGTGAAGAACCTAGCAGCTCTGAACAACCAAGCGAAGCACCTAGCAGTTCTGAACAACCAAGTGAAGCACCTAGCAGCTCTGAACAACCGAGCTCTGCCTCACCAAGTGGATCGGGTGTCGGTGCAGGAGTAGGTGCAGGAGTAGGTGCAGGAGTAGGTGCAGGAGCAGGCTCAGGAGCAGGCGCAGGAGCAGGCGCAGGCGCAGGAGTAGGTGCAGGAGTAGGTTCAGGAGCAGGTGCAGGAGCAGGTGCAGGCGCAGGAGTAGGTGCAGGAGCAGGTCCAGGAGCAGGCGCAGGAGCAGGCGCAGGCGCAGGAGTAGGTGCAGGAGTAGGTTCAGAAGAACCTAGCTCTGAACAACCGACCGAAGCACCTAGCAGTTCTGAACAACCGACCGAAGCACCTAGCAGTTCTGAACAACCAAGTGAAGCACCTAGCAGCTCTGAACAACCATGTGAAGAACCTAGCAGCTCTGAACAACCAAGCGAAGCACCTAGCAGTTCTGAACAACCAAGTGAAGCACCTAGCAGCTCTGAACAACCATGTGAAGATCCTAGCAGCTCTGAACAACCAAGTGAAGCACCTAGCAGCTCTGAACAACCGAGCTCTGCCTCACCAAGTGGGTCGGGTGTCGGTGCAGGAGTAGGTGCAGGAGTAGGTGCAGGAGTAG GTGCAGGAGTAGGTGCAGGAGCAGGCGCAGGAGCAGGCGCAGGATTACATGTAGGAGTAGGTGCAGGAGCAGGTGCAGGAGCAGGCGCAGGCGCAGGCGCAGGCGCAGGCGCAGGATTACATGTAGGAGTAGGTGCAGGATTAGGTGCAGGAGTAGGTGCAGGATTAGGTGTAGGAGTCGGCGCAGGAGTAGGTGGAAAAGTAGGTGCAGGAGTAGGCGCAGGATTAGGTGGAAAAGTGGCTGCAGGAATATCAAATCTAGCTGCAAGAATAAATGGAGGAGCAGGAGGTCGTATAAGAGTATTTTAA